A genomic segment from Dendropsophus ebraccatus isolate aDenEbr1 chromosome 7, aDenEbr1.pat, whole genome shotgun sequence encodes:
- the LOC138796618 gene encoding uncharacterized protein: MADCQQKLQELMMPTRGSLPSYTPLSVRPTLPSLIGQNNNNTKVFIARNLVYTRSSNGGQSDPRSPPTAKPASSTLYPVWVGNITARVTEDVLRSQFSVFGAIHSLRILYSRTCAFINFSRKDAAESAFRTLQGLNIEGTTLVLQLRNPEHSHLNPSGSGAKKLGK; encoded by the exons ATGGCAGACTGTCAGCAGAAGCTGCAG GAGCTGATGATGCCCACAAGGGGGAGCCTCCCGAGTTATACTCCCCTGAGCGTCCGACCAACTCTGCCCA GTTTGATAggtcagaataataataatactaaagtGTTTATTGCTCGTAATCTGGTTTATACAAGATCCAGTAATGGAGGTCAGTCGGACCCCCGTAGCCCCCCTACAGCCAAGCCAGCCAGCAG CACCTTGTACCCCGTCTGGGTGGGGAACATCACAGCCCGGGTGACGGAGGACGTGCTGAGGTCACAGTTTTCAGT GTTCGGTGCCATTCACTCTCTCCGTATCCTGTACAGCAGGACCTGCGCCTTCATCAACTTCTCCAGGAAAGATGCTGCCGAGTCCGCCTTCCGAACCCTGCAG GGGTTGAATATTGAGGGGACAACATTAGTCCTTCAGCTGCGGAACCCAGAACACTCACACCTGAACCCCAGCGGGAGCGGAGCCAAGAAGCTCGGAAAGTGA
- the TTC31 gene encoding tetratricopeptide repeat protein 31 has translation MEEDSDDSYLDEYYYYNDDDDDDEDCGFWDGVSRSGTYCGFRPSFLYSQDYNLHNINYITKEQADKNAKELLEEEKREKEKADKKRLKKKRQKDRKREQRLKEAEKPAGENLAPVDIPRPADSEDIVQEDMGELGNEDDLDLASSFVRQAQKKMENKPKPERKERSKESIRERGRDKSQDSVTEKAEPQPNTMAACPTAAQRSVRPLDQYKVQESLDLANIGNNLASRGSYVEALHYYTEAIRLNPGEYRFLGNRSYSYERVGRYKEALEDAEKSLELQPNFIKGQFRKGKALKGLKVRRLHRRWR, from the exons ATTCAGATGACAGCTATCTCgatgaatattattattataatgatgACGACGATGATGACGAGGACTGTGGATTCTGGGACGGGGTGTCTAGATCGGGGACATATTGTGGCTTCCGCCCGTCCTTCCTTTACTCCCAAGATTATAATCTACATAACATAAATTATATAACGAAAGAG CAAGCCGATAAAAATGCTAAAGAACTTCTAGAggaggagaaaagagagaaggagAAAGCAGATAAGAAGAGGCTAAAGAAGAAG agaCAGAAGGACCGTAAACGTGAGCAGCGACTAAAGGAGGCCGAGAAACCAGCGGGGGAAAACCTG GCTCCGGTAGACATCCCGAGGCCTGCAGACTCGGAGGACATAGTCCAGGAGGATATGGGTGAATTAGGGAATGAG GATGACCTTGACCTTGCCAGCTCCTTCGTACGACAAGCGCAAAAAAAGATGGAGAATAAACCAAAGCCGGAACGGAAGGAGCGAAGTAAGGAATCTATACGGGAAAGAGGGCGGGACAAGTCTCAGGACAGTGTGACCGAGAAGGCGGAGCCACAGCCAAACACGATGGCGGCATgtcccacagcagcacagagaagt GTTCGCCCCTTGGATCAGTATAAAGTGCAGGAGAGTCTGGATTTAGCca ATATTGGGAATAATttggccagcagggggagctacgTGGAGGCGTTACATTATTATACAGAAGCTATTAGGTTAAACCCTGGCGAGTACAG GTTTCTGGGAAACCGCTCGTACAGTTATGAACGCGTCGGCCGCTATAAGGAGGCGCTGGAGGACGCAGAGAAGTCGCTGGAGCTGCAGCCGAACTTTATAAAGGGTCAATTCCGGAAAGGAAAGGCCCTGAAGGGGCTGAAGGTGAGGAGGCTGCACCGGCGGTGGCGATAA